In Trichlorobacter lovleyi, the DNA window GCATGGGGTCGTTGCCTCACTTGCTCCCGGACGGCGGAAACTGATAGATGACTTCATTGGGGCGGACCAGCCCCAGCTCTTTGCGGGCAATCCGCTCAAGCTGATGGCGGTCACTGCGCAATGCCTCGATTGAAGAACGCAGCTTCTGATTTTCGATGCGCAGGTCAGCCACGTTATGTTCAATGCGCTGTTTTTCCTGCCGCATCTCGTAAATGCGCAACAGGCCACGTTCGCCGAATACCGTGAAAAACAGGATAAAGGCAAGGCAGATAGCTGGGATCAGCCAGGTGCGGCGTGAGATGCGGATTCCGGTCATGTCAACCCCTGTTACAGCGTGCTGCAAAGTAGTCCGCTGTGGCCTTCAGGCCTGTTTCAAGGTCTACGGATGGTTGCCAGCCAAGTTTCTCCTGCGCCAGGGAGATGTCCGGTCTACGTTGTTTCGGGTCGTCCTGGGGCAGCGGTTTGTATATTATCTTTGATTTTGAGCCGGTTATTGTAATGATTTTTTCAGCAAATTCAAGGATGGTGTTTTCAACCGGGTTCCCCAGGTTGACCGGGCCGATAAAGCCCTGCTCATTTTCCATCATCCTGATCATGCCGTCGATCAGGTCGCTGACGTAGCAGAAGGAGCGGGTCTGCCTGCCTTCGCCAAAGACCGTAATGTCTTCGTTTTTCAGGGCCTGCAGCATGAAGTTGGATACCACCCTGCCGTCGTTTTCCGCCATGCGGGGGCCGTAGGTGTTGAAGATCCGGATGATGCGGATATCAACCTTGTTCTGGCGATGATAGTCCATCATCAGGGTCTCGGCTACCCGCTTGCCTTCATCGTAGCAGCTGCGGATACCGATCGGGTTGACGTTGCCCCAGTATTCCTCCTTCTGGGGGTGGACCTGGGGGTCGCCGTAGACCTCCGAGGTGGAGGCCTGCAGGATGCGGGCCTTGACCCGTTTTGCCATCCCCAGCATGTTGATCATGCCCATCACGCTGGTCTTGACGGTCTTGACCGGGTTGTACTGGTAGTGCACCGGCGAAGCGGGACAGGCCAGATTGTAGATCCGGTCCACCTCCAGCAGGATCGGTTCCACGATGTCGTGGCGGATCAGTTCGAAGCGGTGGTTGTCCATCAGGTGGATGATGTTGTCTTTGCTGCCGGTAAAGAGGTTATCCAGACAGATGACGTCATTGCCTTCGTTCAGCAGCCGTTCACAGAGGTGACTGCCGAGGAACCCCGCGCCGCCGGTGACCAGGATACGCATCAGTTGCTCCCTTCCTGAATGCCGTTGCCGGCCCTGCCGAGCGGGATATAGCGGATATCCATCTCCTGCATCCGGTCCAGTTTATAGAGGTTGCGGCCATCAACAACCAGGGGTTGCTTCAGCAGGCCCTTGATCCGCTCAAAGTCGGGGTTGCGGTATTCATGCCAGTCGGTGATGACCGTCAGGGCATCGGCATTGTTCAGGATCTCGTACTGGTTGCTGCTGTATTCGATCCGGTCGCCGAACAGCTTCTTGGCCTCTGTCAGCGCTTCCGGGTCGTGGGCCCGCACAACGGCCCCGGCAGCCAGCAGGCGTTCGATGATGGTCAGTGATGGCGCTTCACGCATATCATCGGTACGGGGTTTGAAGGAAAGCCCCCAGCAGGCGATGGTGCGACCGGCCAACGGTCTTTCCTTGTCGCCGGAGCCCAGGGCCTTGATCAGCTTGTCGGCCAGGACCTCTTTTTGGCGTTCGTTGGCTTCTTCCACAGCCTTGAGCAGCAGGAAGTCGTAGTTGCACTCTTCGGCCGTGCGGATCAGGGCCTTGACGTCCTTGGGAAAGCAGGAACCGCCGTAGCCCGGGCCGGGAAAGAGGAAGTCGTAGCCGATGCGGGAGTCTGAACCGATCCCTTCCCGGACAGCCGCAACATCGGCCCCCATCCGTTCGCAGAGGTTGGCGATCTGGTTCATGAAGGAGATCCGGGTGGCCAGCATGGCGTTGGCGGCATATTTGGTCATCTCGGCGCTGCGGATATCCATGATGATCAGCCGGTTCTGCTTGCGCATGAACGGGTCGTACAACTCTTTCATGATCTCGGCGGTACGGACGTTGTCGGTGCCGATCACGACCCGGTCAGGCTGCATGAAGTCATCGATGGCAGCGCCTTCCTTGAGGAATTCAGGGTTGGAGACGACATCGAACTCAAGTGATGAACCGCGGGAGGTCAGTTCTTCCTGTACCGCCAGCCGGACCTTGTCAGCCGTGCCAACCGGTACGGTGGATTTGTCAACAATGATCTTGAAGCCGTTCATGTGCTGGCCAATGGTACGGCCAACGGAAAGCACGTACTGCAGGTCAGCGGAACCATCTTCACCGGGCGGCGTGCCAACGGCAATAAACTGGATCAGGGATTGTTCAACCGCTTCAACCATGTCGGTGGTAAAGGAAAGACGGCCTTCAGCCTGGTTGCGCAGGATCAGTTCCTTCAGGCCCGGCTCATAAATCGGAATGATGCCGTTTTTCAGACCTTCAATCTTCTTCTGATCAACATCAACGGCAATGACGGTGTTGCCGCTCTCGGCAAAACAGGCCGCAGCCACCAGACCGACATAACCGGCACCAAATACGGAAATCTTCATCAAGACAGCTCCTTGCAGGGGTGTGTAATTACAGTTTGTTTCTCAGCAGCAACGCCTGGGCATACAGCTCACGCCGCGGCAGGCCGGTTGCCGCGGCCACCAGGGCGGCGGTCTCCTTGACGGTGTGCCCTTTGGCCAGGGCGGCCAGCAACTGTTCTTCCGGAGAGGGCCCCGCCAGTGCGTGTGAAGTCTCGTCGGCAGGTGCAATCAGGATCACCATTTCGCCGCGTTCACGTCCCTCCCGGGCCTGTTCCCGCACCTCACGGGCCGACCCGCGCAGGCACTCCTCATACAGCTTGGTCAGCTCCCGCGTCACCACCACCTGACGGTCCCCCATGATATCGGCGATGTCAGACAGGGTCTCGGCTAGCCGGTGCGGCGCTTCATAGAGCACCAGCGTGCCCTGGGCAGCAGCCAGTGAAGCCAGAAACGACCGACGCTTACCTTCCTTATTCGGCGGAAAGCCGGCAAAAGTAAAGGAATCAGTGGGTAATCCGGCTACAGAAAGTGCCGCTATGGCAGCGCAGGCCCCCGGTATCGGCACAACCTTGATCCCCTCGGCCAGCGCATCCCGCACCAATTGATAGCCCGGGTCAGATATGCAGGGGGTGCCGGCATCGGAGATCAGTGCCACCTGCTTGCCATCCCGCAGGGTTGCCAGGATACGCTCCCCTTTCAGGGATTGGTTGTGATCGTAGTACGAGGTCAGCGTCGTGGTGATGCCGAAATGGGAGAGCAGTTTGCGGGAGTGGCGGGTATCCTCGGCGGCGATCAGATCAGCCTCTTGCAGGGTGCGGACGGCCCGAAAGGTCATGTCTTCAAGATTTCCGATCGGTGTGGCAACAATGTAGAGGGTCCCGGCCATTATTTCAGCGAGCTGATATAGCCCCGGATACCATCCAGGATGCCGTCGGCAGCCAGATCGTGAAAGGATGAGTCCTTCAGGTGGCTCTCTTCGGTGCTGTTGCTGATGAAGGCAACCTCTGTCAGGATGCTGGGCATGCTGGCACCGACCAGCACATAGAAGGGGCCCTGCTTGACACCCAGGTTTTTGGTGTCAGGGTATTTTGACTTGTTGGTTTTGTAGAGCGACTTCTGCACCTCTTCGGCAAGATGGGCTGAATCATTCAGCTTGTAATTAGCCATCAGGTCGAACAGGATCGCCTGCAGCGTGCTGACCTTTTCCAACGAGGTGCCGTTTTCCTTGGCAGCCAGTTGGGCCACCTTTTCGGTCTTGGCCAGATTCAGGTAGTAGGTCTCGATACCGGCAGCGTTTCGATTGGGGGCGGCATTGGCGTGGATTGAGACAAACAGGTCGGCATTGACCTTGTTGGCAATGGCGGTCCGTTCTTCCAGCGGAATAAAGATGTCGGTCGAGCGGGTCATGACCACATCCAGTCCCAGCTCTTCCCGTAATTTTTCGCGCAGTTTCAGGCCAATGGACAGGACCACGTCC includes these proteins:
- a CDS encoding FtsB family cell division protein, producing MTGIRISRRTWLIPAICLAFILFFTVFGERGLLRIYEMRQEKQRIEHNVADLRIENQKLRSSIEALRSDRHQLERIARKELGLVRPNEVIYQFPPSGSK
- a CDS encoding UDP-glucuronic acid decarboxylase family protein; the encoded protein is MRILVTGGAGFLGSHLCERLLNEGNDVICLDNLFTGSKDNIIHLMDNHRFELIRHDIVEPILLEVDRIYNLACPASPVHYQYNPVKTVKTSVMGMINMLGMAKRVKARILQASTSEVYGDPQVHPQKEEYWGNVNPIGIRSCYDEGKRVAETLMMDYHRQNKVDIRIIRIFNTYGPRMAENDGRVVSNFMLQALKNEDITVFGEGRQTRSFCYVSDLIDGMIRMMENEQGFIGPVNLGNPVENTILEFAEKIITITGSKSKIIYKPLPQDDPKQRRPDISLAQEKLGWQPSVDLETGLKATADYFAARCNRG
- a CDS encoding UDP-glucose dehydrogenase family protein — encoded protein: MKISVFGAGYVGLVAAACFAESGNTVIAVDVDQKKIEGLKNGIIPIYEPGLKELILRNQAEGRLSFTTDMVEAVEQSLIQFIAVGTPPGEDGSADLQYVLSVGRTIGQHMNGFKIIVDKSTVPVGTADKVRLAVQEELTSRGSSLEFDVVSNPEFLKEGAAIDDFMQPDRVVIGTDNVRTAEIMKELYDPFMRKQNRLIIMDIRSAEMTKYAANAMLATRISFMNQIANLCERMGADVAAVREGIGSDSRIGYDFLFPGPGYGGSCFPKDVKALIRTAEECNYDFLLLKAVEEANERQKEVLADKLIKALGSGDKERPLAGRTIACWGLSFKPRTDDMREAPSLTIIERLLAAGAVVRAHDPEALTEAKKLFGDRIEYSSNQYEILNNADALTVITDWHEYRNPDFERIKGLLKQPLVVDGRNLYKLDRMQEMDIRYIPLGRAGNGIQEGSN
- the rsmI gene encoding 16S rRNA (cytidine(1402)-2'-O)-methyltransferase — translated: MAGTLYIVATPIGNLEDMTFRAVRTLQEADLIAAEDTRHSRKLLSHFGITTTLTSYYDHNQSLKGERILATLRDGKQVALISDAGTPCISDPGYQLVRDALAEGIKVVPIPGACAAIAALSVAGLPTDSFTFAGFPPNKEGKRRSFLASLAAAQGTLVLYEAPHRLAETLSDIADIMGDRQVVVTRELTKLYEECLRGSAREVREQAREGRERGEMVILIAPADETSHALAGPSPEEQLLAALAKGHTVKETAALVAAATGLPRRELYAQALLLRNKL